A region of Mauremys mutica isolate MM-2020 ecotype Southern chromosome 2, ASM2049712v1, whole genome shotgun sequence DNA encodes the following proteins:
- the RNF182 gene encoding E3 ubiquitin-protein ligase RNF182, whose product MIGQLPEDTVESQGSDELECKICYNRYNQRQRKPKVLECCHRVCAKCLCKIIDFGDSPQGVIVCPFCRFETCLPDDEVSSLPDDNNILVNLACGGKGKKCLPDNPTELLLTPKRLASLVSPSHASSNCLVITIMEVQRESPQTLNSTPVVEFYRPTSFDSVATVSHNWTVWNCTSLLFQTSIRVLIWLLGLLYFSSLPLGIYLLVSKKVTLGVVFVSLVPSSLVILMVYGFCQCVCHEFLDCMSS is encoded by the coding sequence ATGATCGGTCAACTACCAGAGGATACTGTGGAGTCCCAGGGCTCAGATGAGCTTGAGTGCAAGATCTGTTACAATCGCTATAATCAGAGACAGAGGAAACCAAAAGTGCTGGAGTGTTGTCACAGAGTATGTGCCAAATGCCTTTGCAAGATCATAGACTTTGGGGACTCTCCTCAGGGAGTCATAGTGTGCCCATTCTGTAGGTTTGAGACATGCCTGCCTGATGATGAGGTTAGTAGTCTTCCTGATGACAACAACATCCTTGTGAATTTGGCttgtgggggaaaggggaagaagTGCCTACCAGATAATCCTACAGAACTGTTGCTAACTCCCAAAAGGCTGGCGTCTCTTGTTAGCCCTTCTCACGCTTCCTCCAACTGCCTGGTTATAACCATCATGGAAGTGCAGAGAGAAAGCCCACAGACTCTGAACTCCACCCCGGTGGTGGAATTCTACAGGCCCACGAGTTTTGACTCTGTTGCAACTGTATCCCACAACTGGACAGTGTGGAACTGTACGTCCTTGCTCTTCCAGACCTCAATTCGAGTGCTCATTTGGTTGTTAGGTTTGCTATACTTTAGTTCCTTGCCTTTAGGGATCTACTTACTGGTATCTAAGAAAGTCACCCTGGGGGTTGTCTTCGTCAGCCTTGTTCCTTCGAGCCTTGTTATTCTCATGGTTTATGGCTTTTGCCAATGTGTATGCCATGAGTTTCTGGACTGCATGTCTTCTTGA